The nucleotide window GAAGTAGACGTTGTGACGAGCTCTGGCTTTGGCCGCTTTGCCGCGCCCGTGGACGAGAACCCGAGCCTCTATATAGCCGAGGCCCACCGCGCTGTGAGCGAGGTTGACGAGATAATCGGGCCCGAGCTGATAGGCTTCGATGCCAGCGAGCAGGAGCTCATAGACAGCTATCTCTGGGAGATAGATGGCACCGAGGACTTCAGCCACATCGGGGCCAACACGGCTTTGGCCGTCTCGATAGCAGTTGCCAAAGCTGCCGCAAGCGTCAAGAGGATGCCCCTGTACAGCTACATCGGCGGAACCTTCACCACCGAGCTTCCAGTTCCGATCCTTGAGATTGCGAGCGGTGAGGCCTTCGACTACTACGTCATGGTCAGGGACCTCATGGAGATAACCGACGTGGTCGATGCAGTAAACAGGGTGCTTGAGCATGCAGGGGCCGGTACTGTGGAGGCCTTCTCGAAGGCCACCGAAAAAGCAACCGACGAACTCGGCCTCGAGGTTGCCCTCGGCCTCGTGCAGAGGGTTCCAATGGATATGGAGGAAGTGCTCTCCATAGTCGAGGACAACAACGTGGCCTACATAAAGCCCCTCGGTGACGAGGAGCTGTTCCTCGAGCTAATCGCTGGCACCCACGAGGTGTTCGTTGACGGCGAGCACCTCTTCCGCGAGAAGGACATACTGGACAGGCGCTACTACAACGCCCTGTCAATAAAGCCGATAAACCTCGGCACGCTCACCGACTTATACAACCTCGTGAACGACGCGAAGTCGGAGAGGATAGTTCCTATCCTCGCGGAGGCTCGCTACGAGTCCTCCGATGAGGCACTGGCCCACGTTGCGGTGGGCCTTCGCTGTCCGGCGATGGTGCTCCGTAAGGATTCCATCGCCAAGCTGAACGAGCTGATTCGCATAGCCGAAGATTTGGGTGAAAGGGGTAGGATAATAACCTTTGAAGGATGAGGAGGTGTGAAGAATGGAGGAATACCTCGTTCCACTCGACCAGTACCTTGCTGCCGGTGTCCACATCGGAACCCAGCAGAAGACCCAGGACATGAAGAGGTTTATTTACCGCGTCAGGCAGGACGGTCTCTACGTGCTTGATGTCAGGAAGACCGACGAGAGGCTCCGCGTTGCTGGTAAGTTCCTCGCCAAGTTCGACCCGGAGAACATTCTCGCCGTCAGCGTCAGGCTCTACGGTCAGAAGCCTGTCAAGAAGTTCGGCGACGTCACCGGCGTTCGCTCGATACCCGGCCGTTTCCTCCCGGGAACCATGACCAACCCGCAGGTCAAGAACTTCATGGAGCCGGACGTCCTCATCGTCACCGACCCGAGGGCCGACCACCAGGCCATGAAGGAGGCCATCGAGATTGGCATACCGATAGTAGCCCTCGTTGACACCGAGAACTTCCTCAGCTACGTTGATGTTGCAATTCCGACCAACAACAAGGGCAGGAAAGCTTTGGCTCTCATCTACTGGATCCTCGCGAGGGAAATCCTCTACAACAGAAAGGAGATCGAGAGCAGGGAGGACTTCAAGGTTCCGGTCGAGGACTTTGAGATGAGGATCATCAGGACCTGAGGGGAAAGCTTTTAATTCCCCTCGCTTTACACTCCCTCGCGCGGGGGTGCCCGAGCCTGGCCAAAGGGGGCGGACTTAAGATCCGCTGCCGAAGGGCTACGCGGGTTCGAATCCCGTCCCCCGCACCAAAGCTTTAAAAGCCCGGATGTATAGGTGAAGACGGTTTAAGATCATGAGGTGATCACGATGGCGAGATTTCCCGAGGCTGAGGCCAGAATCTTTAGGAAGTACGTGTGCATGCGCTGCGGTGCCACTAACCCGTGGAAGGCCAAGAAGTGCAGGAAGTGCGGCTACAAGGGTCTCCGCCCGAAGGCGAGAGAGCCGCGCGGTGGAATGGGACGCTGAAGTCCCAACCTTTTACTTCCCTCTTTCTACGCTTCTCAATTCTATGCTTTTCTGAGCAACTTCAGAAACGCAAAAATTATTTGCGGGCAATCGCCCCCTTCATGCGCCTTTCAGCTTCGCAACCATGTCCTCAAGAAAAGCTATCCCATCCTCAAGGAGACTCTCCCCTTCAGGGGTGAGCTTGTAGTACTTTCTGGAGGGCTTTCCCGTCTGGCTCTCCTGCCACTCCGCGGTAACGTACCCCTCTTTCTCGAGCTTGTAGAGGACGACGTACGAGCTGACGGTCGCGGGCTCGAAGTTGAACGCCTCCCTTATCCTCTCCTTCAGTTCGTAGGCGTACATGGGCCTCTCCCGCAGTAGCCGGAGTATGTACAGCCAGAGAACCTCTTTCGTTATCTTGTTCTTGAGCCTCTCCATTGGGGTTGTCATGCTCTCACCCGACTTTTATGGTCTGTAAATATTTTGGCTTCGTTTAATTTAAACGTTTTGGCAACAAGTTTTTATCCGATGAAGTGCAAGGATTCTGGGGTGGTAGAATGGAGTTCGACCTGAACGCCATGATGGGCGACATGGGAGTTGGGGCTATCGTTGGCTTCGTAACGGGCTTTGCCCTCAAAAAGCTCATGAAGCTGGCGCTGGCTATAATCGGGGCGTACATGCTGAGCCTCTTCTGGCTTGAGCAGAAGGGCGTCATAATAATCGACAAGGACAGGCTCTTCAACCTCGCCGGGGACTGGAGCCACGAAATCCTGACCCTCGGGGAGAAGGTTATGGGCATCCTGCCGGGAACGGCGGCGTTCATGGGAGGATTTTACCTGGGTTTCCGTAAGGGTTGATTCTGCGTTTTTTCTTCGGGTTTCTCTTAAAATCCTCTTTTGGGCGATCGTCCTGTTTCTTCGGGAATTTGAATGAATCCCCGCGCGATATGTTCGGGACAAAACCTCTTAAGGATCCGAATCTCGAGAATCGACGTCCGTTAGAAGATTGTGTGATGGCGGACCGGCGGGGATTCGAACCCCGGACCTGCGGCTTAGGAGGCCGCCGCCCTATCCTAGCTAGGCTACCGGTCCACTGCCCGCTATTCCCTCCAAGGGAAGGGTATTTAAAGTTTACGGTCTACTCGGGAGGGGGTGGGATACGGTGGATGAACTCGACCTGAGGATACTCTCGCTGCTCCAGGAAAACGCCCGGCTCTCGTACCGTGAGATAGCGCGGGAGCTCAAAGTGGCCGTTGGAACCGTGTACAACCGCATTAAAAGGATGGAGGAGGAAGGTGTAATCAAGGGGTTTGCCCCGATCCTTGACTACGAGAAGCTCGGCTTTGGACTGACCGCGGTCATAGGTGTCAAGGCCAGGGGAAGACGTATCTTGGATATAGAGCGCGAGATAGCCAAAAACGAGAGGGTAATTCTGGTCTATGACATAACCGGTGAGTTCGATATAGTCCTGGTGGCGAAGTTCAGGGATAGGGCAGACATGAACCGCTTCGTTAAGTGGTTGCTCTCCCTTGAGGGAGTGGAAAAAACGAACACGAGTGTTGCGATGCAGGTGGTTAAAGAGGACACAAGGTTAAAGCTAACGGAGGACTAGAACTTCATCCAGGAACCTCTTCGCAAAGTCGTCGAAGCTCTCAACCGGAAGGATAACTTCCTTTCCGTTGACTTTACCCTCAAAAATCAGGTTTCTTGCCGTTATCTCCAGTATCTTTTTGAAGTCGGGGTTTTCCGCGATGGTGTCCCTGAGAACCCTCGTGAACTCTGCCTCCTCCGCGTGCCGCACCACGCCCTCTATGACCACCTTTTTTCCGCACTCCTCCTCGGTGCATATGAATTTAAAAGGGAGGCCGGGTTCGACCTCCACCGGAATCGTCAGGCCGTCGGCGTTGTATATGAACACCTTCATGGGAATCACTCCAGCCTTATGAGGCTCTCCACCGGGATGCTGTACTCCTCGCGCAGCCGCTCTATAACGTCCCCGACGCTTATGAGGAAGAACATTCCGACGGGCTTCGCACCAGCCTGCCGGCACATCTCCAGGAGCGCCCTCTGGGTCTCGCCGCTCCTTATGACGTCGTCAACTATGAGGACGTTTTCGCCCTTCTTGAGGGCCCACTGCGGGAGGTACAGCGTTGTGACGCTTCCCGAGGCGCTCGGAACATAGCTGACCTCGTAGAACTTCTCAACGCCGACTTCCTTCTTCTTCTTGGCGTAGACAACATCGACGTTCAGCTCCCTCGCCACGTGGACGCCGAGGGCTATTCCGTCCGTTGCGGCGGTGAGGACTTTGTCCACGTTCTTGTCCATGTATCTGCCAGCCACCTCCTCGGCGATGAGGCTCATAAGGGATGTATCGCTGAGCACCGGCATGTTGTCAAAGAACCCGTACTCGTCAAATTTTATTCTCTTTCTGACCTCCTCCTCTATGTTGATGTACGGGAGGAGCAGGCTGAGGAGCTCCTTCGTTCTCTCGGCGCTCGGCAGGACCTTTCCCCTCACGTACCTGTTCAGCACTGTGATGGGGAGGCCCGTTATCTTGGAGAGCTCCTCGTAGGTGTAGGTCTTCTTGAGCAGTCTGAGCACCCTGACCAGTCTCAGCTTTTCCTGTACGGACTTCAGCTGACTCACGCTCTCACCTCCGGTGCCCCTGAATTAACAAGAAAATGTATAAATAGGTTTCGGTCACTCCCGGCTCTTCACAACTTTTCTGCGGTACTCCTCTATGACGTCGCCGTACTCCCTGAGGAGGAACTCCCTCGTCACGGCCTCCCCCTCTGGATGGTCGATGCCGGGGCAGAAGGAGTCCTTTTTGACGTAGATTTCCATCTTTTTTCCGTGCTTCACAAAGACGAACGGATAGAGCCTGCACGCGAGGGGCCGGTGGTCGTAGATTTTGCAGCGCATGGTCTCGGGATCAAGGAAAACGCAGCCCCCGTCGAAGGGGCGCTTTTTGAGGGCGTAGCTGAGGAACTTGTCTCCGCGGTAGAACATCTTATCGTAGTCCACGAATTCCCAGGCACTGTAGCCCAGTTCCTCTATTCTGGCTATATCTTCATCCCTAACCGGTATCTCCAGCTCGTAGCAGCATTTCCCGCAGTTTTCGAGGCACTTAAATTTAAAGGTGGGGTCGTGCTCGACCTCCAGGGTCTCGAGGTCGATGGTGGCCACCCACCGCCTCTCCAACCCCTCACCCCCTGTAGGAGCTGGCTATCAGCGTCTCCGTCATTTCGATGTTTTTTATCCTCCTCAGAACCTCGTCGTGGAACCTGTCCAGCTCCTCTATGCTGCCGACCTCCACGCGGAGGATCAGGTCGTACTCCCCATAGACCCTGTATATCTCGTTTATCTTCTCGTTGCCCCGGAGGGTCTCGTAGACCTTCTCCTCGGTTCCGGGTTTAACAACAACCAGGACAAACGCTTCCATCATAGGCCGAACCCCCCGAAGTTAAACCTCTTGGCCATCTTGGCCAGCTTCCTCTTGTCCATGCTCTTGAACATCTTCTTCATCTGATTGTACTGGTTGAGGAGCTCCCTTACCTCTGCGGTGCTGGTTCCCGAGCCGCGGGCTATGCGTTTGATCCTCGAGTAGTTGATTATCTCCGGGTGCTCGAGCTCCTCCTCGGTCATGGAGTCCATGATTACCCTGTACCTCCGGAGCTTCTCCTCGCCCACCCTGACGGCGTCATCCGGCAGGGAGTAGCCCAGTCCGGGAATCATCTGAAGAACCTGCTTCAGCGGTCCCATCTTCTGCATCGCCTCGAGCTGGGCGTACATGTCCTTCAGGTTGAACTTGCCCTTGAGGAACTTTTCGAGGTCTTCCTCGCTGACGGCCTGCTGTTTCTGGAGCTCCTCGAGCTTCTCCAGGAGTCCCTCGATGTCCCCCATTCCGAGGAGCCGCGAAACAAAGCGCTTCGGATCGAAGGCCTCGAGGTCGTCTATCCTCTCGCCAACACCAATGAACTTTATCGGGGCGCCAGTTGCGGCGACGGCCGAGAGTGCGCCACCACCCTTGGCCGAACCGTCGAGCTTGGTGACTATTATCGAGCCTATTGGCGTTGCCTCCTTGAACGCCAGGGCCTGGTTATACGCCTGCTGGCCTATGGTTCCGTCTATGACGAGTATGACCTCGTGGGGCTTTATGGCCTGGCTTATCTGCCTCATCTCCTCTATAAGGCCGGACTCCTCCTTGTGCCTTCCTGCGGAGTCCACGATTATGACATCCACGTCCTTCCCCCGGAAGTACTCGACACCCTCGTAGGCGAGCTTGACTGCGTCCTTCTCCTCGGGATCGCCGGAGACCTCTATTCCGTACGGTTCGAGGAGCTGTTTGAGCTGGTAGTAGGCTCCTGGCCTCCAGGTGTCCGAGCAGACGACGCCCACCTTGTAGCCCCTCTTCTGGAGGTGCCTTGCAAGTTTCGCCACGCTGGTTGTTTTACCCGAACCCTGAATACCGACGGTGAGCAGTACGGTGGGTTTCTCTTTTATCTCGAGGGGTTTGGCCTCCTTTCCGAGAAATTTGGTCAGCTCTTCGTAGACTATCTGGATTATGTGCTCCTTCTTTGAAGCCCCTGCCGGGGGCTCCTCCTCAAGTGCCCTCTTCTCTATTGTTTTGGTCAGCTGAAGAACGAGCCTCACGTTAACGTCCGCCTGGATGAGTGCCCTCTGGATATCTCGCACTACCTCCTTTATCGTCGCCTCGTCCACGGTTTTCGAGCGGGCGAGCTTTTTCAGGGCGCTGTTCAGTGCCTTCCCGAGCTTCTCTAGGGCCATTTTCTCTCACCGTAGTGATGGCGTCTCCAAAGTTTATAAACAGTTGGGTCGGCTTCCGGAAAAAGTCGATGTTCTAATGTGCGCTTTCTTCTTAATCGGAAATGTTAGAGCAGATTTAGTCGAACATATCTGTACATCCAACTACAAAGGCGGACGACATTGCTTTTTTGAAGGAATAAAGAACTCCAAGAGTCACTTATGGAAATTTGGGGGCTGACAAAGCTTTTAAACCTCTGAGGGGCCAGATATTATTGAAAACGGGGAAACGGAGGTGACACGGATGATGTGGATGGCCCACCTGTACGGATACATGCTCGAGAGGGAGATGGAGAG belongs to Thermococcus camini and includes:
- the rpsB gene encoding 30S ribosomal protein S2, which encodes MEEYLVPLDQYLAAGVHIGTQQKTQDMKRFIYRVRQDGLYVLDVRKTDERLRVAGKFLAKFDPENILAVSVRLYGQKPVKKFGDVTGVRSIPGRFLPGTMTNPQVKNFMEPDVLIVTDPRADHQAMKEAIEIGIPIVALVDTENFLSYVDVAIPTNNKGRKALALIYWILAREILYNRKEIESREDFKVPVEDFEMRIIRT
- a CDS encoding YkgJ family cysteine cluster protein; the encoded protein is MERRWVATIDLETLEVEHDPTFKFKCLENCGKCCYELEIPVRDEDIARIEELGYSAWEFVDYDKMFYRGDKFLSYALKKRPFDGGCVFLDPETMRCKIYDHRPLACRLYPFVFVKHGKKMEIYVKKDSFCPGIDHPEGEAVTREFLLREYGDVIEEYRRKVVKSRE
- a CDS encoding Lrp/AsnC family transcriptional regulator, with product MDELDLRILSLLQENARLSYREIARELKVAVGTVYNRIKRMEEEGVIKGFAPILDYEKLGFGLTAVIGVKARGRRILDIEREIAKNERVILVYDITGEFDIVLVAKFRDRADMNRFVKWLLSLEGVEKTNTSVAMQVVKEDTRLKLTED
- a CDS encoding signal recognition particle protein Srp54, with translation MALEKLGKALNSALKKLARSKTVDEATIKEVVRDIQRALIQADVNVRLVLQLTKTIEKRALEEEPPAGASKKEHIIQIVYEELTKFLGKEAKPLEIKEKPTVLLTVGIQGSGKTTSVAKLARHLQKRGYKVGVVCSDTWRPGAYYQLKQLLEPYGIEVSGDPEEKDAVKLAYEGVEYFRGKDVDVIIVDSAGRHKEESGLIEEMRQISQAIKPHEVILVIDGTIGQQAYNQALAFKEATPIGSIIVTKLDGSAKGGGALSAVAATGAPIKFIGVGERIDDLEAFDPKRFVSRLLGMGDIEGLLEKLEELQKQQAVSEEDLEKFLKGKFNLKDMYAQLEAMQKMGPLKQVLQMIPGLGYSLPDDAVRVGEEKLRRYRVIMDSMTEEELEHPEIINYSRIKRIARGSGTSTAEVRELLNQYNQMKKMFKSMDKRKLAKMAKRFNFGGFGL
- a CDS encoding FUN14 domain-containing protein, with the protein product MEFDLNAMMGDMGVGAIVGFVTGFALKKLMKLALAIIGAYMLSLFWLEQKGVIIIDKDRLFNLAGDWSHEILTLGEKVMGILPGTAAFMGGFYLGFRKG
- a CDS encoding PadR family transcriptional regulator; protein product: MTTPMERLKNKITKEVLWLYILRLLRERPMYAYELKERIREAFNFEPATVSSYVVLYKLEKEGYVTAEWQESQTGKPSRKYYKLTPEGESLLEDGIAFLEDMVAKLKGA
- a CDS encoding Lrp/AsnC family transcriptional regulator, coding for MMEAFVLVVVKPGTEEKVYETLRGNEKINEIYRVYGEYDLILRVEVGSIEELDRFHDEVLRRIKNIEMTETLIASSYRG
- a CDS encoding phosphoribosyltransferase family protein — protein: MSQLKSVQEKLRLVRVLRLLKKTYTYEELSKITGLPITVLNRYVRGKVLPSAERTKELLSLLLPYINIEEEVRKRIKFDEYGFFDNMPVLSDTSLMSLIAEEVAGRYMDKNVDKVLTAATDGIALGVHVARELNVDVVYAKKKKEVGVEKFYEVSYVPSASGSVTTLYLPQWALKKGENVLIVDDVIRSGETQRALLEMCRQAGAKPVGMFFLISVGDVIERLREEYSIPVESLIRLE
- a CDS encoding 50S ribosomal protein L40e; amino-acid sequence: MARFPEAEARIFRKYVCMRCGATNPWKAKKCRKCGYKGLRPKAREPRGGMGR